Proteins encoded together in one Aggregicoccus sp. 17bor-14 window:
- a CDS encoding PAS domain S-box protein gives MSGEPSARPPVADFLERHLDALCERYREQVGQAESARGLRPAELLDSLPEFLRVLARRSREGNTPELAEERRRLQETHLALRLRQGFRQEEVTGEYVTLGRLVAGLWEGLPPAQQPPTEDTARFFEALQEAMDAAVGLFTGYSVADRQREKRALRQLDALAPELLARTDSPAQLVSRIAPLLQVVCDALAQDGAELFLADEAGAQLIASVGVGLCRGAAPPPARQPLPMGRFLARVAGSEDPVALADAALAPPEETAGQQCSGLRSLLGLRLWPHGRLLGVVYVGSRHLRPYEPQARRYLETLVEYLSGILDRALLFQKLHEATRLHAQGETHWRQLVESMQSYATLCLLDPEGRVATWDAGAERLTGYGADQVLGQHLRLFYPEGARHDADAHLREAARSGRFSGEGWRVRAKEPSPFWAEMTLLARRDAGGALLGFTKITRDLTERQSAEAERARLLERERRRGAQLRELAEVAVALHAAEGVPAVLQLITDRARSVIGAHQSVTSLSARTGHEIRAISLSEQYRAWKDYSEPPDGSGIYALVLEQGRPLRLTQAELEAHPRFRHFGGREEAHPPLRGWLAVPLLDHAGQPFGLIQLSDREEGDFTPDDEAMLVQLAQLASVAVENAQLLRRLRESEDRLRLSLAAAELGTWDYDPLGGALSWDERTRALFGLPPDATVTRDTFFSVVHPEDRERTREQVRRALAGEGGGLYDAEYRVAEPPEGRERWVSAHGRAFFDAEGRPRRFLGTVRDVTEHKRWDEEAARRLQFEEQLIGIVSHDLRNPLNAILLSTGALLRRADLDAQAREGLLRTLGSAERMVRLIRDLLDFTQARLGGGLPLRRGPLDLHALAQQVVDEVRLAHPERVLQLAQEGEGHGVGDADRLAQVLTNLVTNALQYSPADAPVQVRTRGSAGGEGGPGELTLTVHNAGEPIDPSLLPRLFQPLERGPGAGRASGGARRSIGLGLYIVEHIVRAHGGRIEVDSRAGAGTTFTVRLPREPPTAAPRTAPAAAPP, from the coding sequence GTGAGCGGCGAGCCGAGCGCGCGGCCCCCGGTGGCCGACTTCCTCGAGCGCCACCTGGACGCGCTGTGCGAGCGCTACCGGGAGCAGGTGGGGCAGGCGGAGAGCGCGCGCGGCCTGCGCCCCGCGGAGCTGCTGGACTCGCTGCCCGAGTTCCTGCGGGTGCTCGCGCGCCGCTCGCGCGAGGGGAACACGCCGGAGCTGGCCGAGGAGCGGCGCCGGCTGCAGGAGACGCACCTCGCGCTGCGGCTGCGCCAGGGCTTCCGGCAGGAGGAGGTTACGGGTGAGTACGTGACGCTGGGGCGGCTGGTGGCGGGGCTGTGGGAGGGCCTGCCGCCCGCGCAGCAGCCCCCCACCGAGGACACCGCGCGCTTCTTCGAGGCGCTGCAGGAGGCGATGGACGCCGCGGTGGGGCTGTTCACCGGCTACAGCGTCGCGGACCGGCAGCGCGAGAAGCGCGCCCTGCGCCAGCTGGACGCGCTCGCCCCCGAGCTGCTCGCGCGCACGGACAGCCCCGCGCAGCTCGTCTCGCGCATCGCGCCGCTGCTGCAGGTGGTGTGCGACGCGCTCGCCCAGGACGGCGCCGAGCTCTTCCTCGCGGACGAGGCGGGCGCGCAGCTCATCGCCTCGGTGGGGGTGGGGCTGTGCCGCGGCGCCGCGCCGCCTCCGGCCCGGCAGCCCCTGCCGATGGGGCGCTTCCTCGCGCGGGTGGCCGGCTCCGAGGACCCGGTCGCGCTCGCGGACGCGGCGCTCGCGCCGCCGGAGGAGACGGCCGGGCAGCAGTGCTCGGGGCTGCGCTCGCTGCTGGGCCTGCGCCTGTGGCCGCACGGCAGGCTGCTGGGCGTGGTGTACGTGGGCAGCCGGCACCTGCGCCCCTACGAGCCGCAGGCGCGCCGCTACCTGGAGACGCTGGTGGAGTACCTCTCCGGCATCCTCGACCGCGCGCTGCTCTTCCAGAAGCTGCACGAGGCCACGCGCCTGCACGCCCAGGGCGAGACGCACTGGCGCCAGCTGGTGGAGAGCATGCAGAGCTACGCCACGCTGTGCCTGCTGGACCCGGAGGGCCGCGTGGCCACCTGGGACGCGGGCGCCGAGCGCCTCACGGGCTACGGCGCGGACCAGGTGCTCGGCCAGCACCTGCGCCTCTTCTACCCGGAGGGCGCGCGCCACGACGCGGACGCGCACCTGCGCGAGGCCGCCCGCAGCGGGCGCTTCAGCGGCGAGGGCTGGCGGGTGCGCGCGAAGGAGCCCAGCCCCTTCTGGGCGGAGATGACGCTGCTCGCGCGGCGCGACGCGGGCGGCGCGCTGCTGGGCTTCACCAAGATCACCCGCGACCTCACCGAGCGCCAGAGCGCCGAGGCCGAGCGCGCGCGCCTGCTCGAGCGCGAGCGGCGCCGCGGCGCGCAGCTGCGCGAGCTGGCGGAGGTGGCGGTGGCGCTGCACGCCGCCGAGGGCGTGCCCGCCGTGCTGCAGCTCATCACCGACCGCGCGCGCAGCGTGATCGGCGCCCACCAGAGCGTGACCTCGCTCAGCGCGCGCACCGGCCACGAGATCCGCGCCATCTCGCTCTCCGAGCAGTACCGGGCCTGGAAGGACTACAGCGAGCCGCCGGACGGCAGCGGCATCTACGCGCTGGTGCTCGAGCAGGGCCGCCCCCTGCGCCTCACCCAGGCCGAGCTCGAGGCCCACCCGCGCTTTCGCCACTTCGGAGGCCGGGAGGAAGCGCACCCGCCGCTGCGCGGCTGGCTCGCGGTGCCGCTGCTGGACCACGCGGGGCAGCCCTTCGGCCTCATCCAGCTCTCCGACCGCGAGGAGGGCGACTTCACGCCGGACGACGAGGCGATGCTCGTGCAGCTCGCGCAGCTCGCCAGCGTGGCAGTGGAGAACGCGCAGCTGCTGCGGCGGCTGCGCGAGAGCGAGGACCGGCTGCGCCTGAGCCTCGCCGCCGCGGAGCTGGGCACCTGGGACTACGACCCGCTGGGCGGTGCGCTGAGCTGGGACGAGCGCACCCGCGCCCTCTTCGGCCTCCCGCCCGACGCGACCGTCACCCGCGACACCTTCTTCTCGGTGGTGCACCCGGAGGACCGCGAGCGCACGCGGGAGCAGGTGCGCCGCGCGCTCGCGGGCGAGGGGGGCGGCCTCTACGACGCGGAGTACCGCGTCGCCGAGCCGCCGGAGGGGCGCGAGCGCTGGGTGTCCGCGCACGGCCGCGCCTTCTTCGACGCCGAGGGCCGCCCGCGCCGCTTCCTCGGCACCGTGCGGGACGTGACCGAGCACAAGCGGTGGGACGAGGAGGCCGCGCGCCGCCTGCAGTTCGAGGAGCAGCTCATCGGCATCGTGAGCCACGACCTGCGCAACCCCCTCAACGCCATCCTCCTGTCCACCGGCGCGCTGCTGCGCCGCGCGGACCTGGACGCGCAGGCGCGCGAGGGGCTGCTGCGCACGCTCGGCTCCGCGGAGCGCATGGTGCGCCTCATCCGCGACCTGCTGGACTTCACCCAGGCGCGGCTCGGCGGCGGGCTGCCGCTGCGCCGCGGGCCGCTGGACCTGCACGCGCTCGCGCAGCAGGTGGTGGACGAGGTGCGGCTCGCCCACCCGGAGCGCGTGCTGCAGCTCGCACAGGAGGGCGAGGGCCACGGCGTGGGGGACGCGGACCGGCTCGCGCAGGTGCTCACCAACCTGGTGACCAACGCCCTGCAGTACAGCCCGGCGGATGCGCCCGTGCAGGTGCGCACGCGCGGCAGCGCCGGCGGCGAGGGCGGCCCCGGCGAGCTCACCCTCACGGTGCACAACGCGGGCGAGCCCATCGACCCCTCGTTGCTGCCGCGGCTCTTCCAGCCGCTCGAGCGCGGGCCGGGCGCGGGGCGGGCCTCGGGCGGCGCGCGCCGCAGCATCGGGCTGGGGCTCTATATCGTGGAGCACATCGTGCGCGCGCACGGCGGGCGCATCGAGGTGGACTCGCGCGCCGGGGCAGGCACCACCTTCACCGTGCGCCTGCCGCGCGAGCCGCCTACCGCCGCGCCGCGAACAGCTCCAGCCGCCGCGCCGCCGTGA
- a CDS encoding GAF domain-containing protein: protein MPPPPAIARLLPLPPHVPLGRGPGAAALEPLLESLLEQALQQTGFPVATLNLVLEGAQASVARGVLPDDATGERTARAHAFCRCVGVSGAPLHVRDAREDAGLPTALAERHGVRAYAGVPVRLHDGPTGTLAVVDSLPRQLGAAERRALEALALTAARRLELFAARR, encoded by the coding sequence ATGCCTCCTCCTCCTGCCATCGCCCGCCTGCTGCCCCTTCCTCCCCACGTCCCGCTGGGACGGGGACCGGGAGCCGCCGCGCTCGAGCCGCTGCTCGAGTCGCTGCTGGAGCAGGCGCTGCAGCAGACGGGCTTTCCCGTGGCCACGCTCAACCTCGTGCTCGAGGGGGCCCAGGCCTCGGTGGCGCGCGGCGTGCTGCCGGACGACGCCACGGGCGAGCGCACGGCGCGCGCCCATGCCTTCTGCCGCTGCGTGGGCGTGAGCGGCGCGCCGCTGCACGTCCGCGACGCGCGCGAGGACGCCGGGCTGCCCACCGCGCTCGCGGAGCGCCACGGGGTGCGCGCCTACGCGGGCGTCCCGGTGCGCCTGCACGACGGCCCCACCGGCACGCTCGCGGTGGTGGACTCCCTGCCGCGGCAGCTGGGCGCGGCGGAGCGGCGCGCGCTCGAGGCGCTCGCGCTCACGGCGGCGCGGCGGCTGGAGCTGTTCGCGGCGCGGCGGTAG
- a CDS encoding sensor histidine kinase KdpD, whose amino-acid sequence MSLRRLMVLATVGLLALALAVSVAPLLITRQLSRTSDELTRTLQELGAAEEVEVALLLHDRERELLEATAAPERVAAVQRAADGLHGWLDRLPRERTPPQKAAAVEALRSSVQEYLARASGPASAADAQAALSRAVAAAEALSEQNFRDAQRAIAEAQRWRSVANAAGVGSGLLLLGGLATLLWAARRQLLRPLEDFRHALHGFSPTGPVRSVPEAGPAELREISSAFNVLAARLAREREAQLSFLAGVAHDLRNPLSALKATAHLMSPQRALPPEDKVREKFALVGRQADRLARMVEDLLDTTRVEAGQLALQVREHDLAELVQEAVELHRDVSERHALLLVLPEGPLRVRCDATRVSQVLNNLLSNAIKYSPGGGSVQVRLSMEPQGEPGAGAAQWARVDVQDAGVGIPEAEHESIFEPFRRARASRESIPGVGLGLSVARRIALAHGGSISLRSAPGEGSTFTLRLPLGPAAPAAS is encoded by the coding sequence TTGAGCCTGCGCAGGCTGATGGTGCTGGCCACGGTGGGCCTGCTCGCGCTCGCGCTGGCCGTGTCCGTGGCCCCCCTGCTCATCACCCGCCAGCTCAGCCGCACGAGCGACGAGCTCACGCGCACGCTGCAGGAGCTGGGCGCCGCCGAGGAGGTGGAGGTGGCGCTGCTGCTGCACGACCGCGAGCGCGAGCTGCTGGAGGCCACCGCCGCGCCCGAGCGCGTGGCGGCCGTGCAGCGCGCGGCGGACGGCCTGCACGGCTGGCTCGACCGGCTCCCGCGCGAGCGCACCCCGCCCCAGAAGGCGGCGGCGGTGGAGGCGCTGCGCAGCAGCGTGCAGGAGTACCTGGCGCGCGCCTCCGGGCCCGCCTCGGCGGCGGACGCGCAGGCAGCCCTCAGCCGGGCGGTGGCGGCGGCCGAGGCGCTGAGCGAGCAGAACTTCCGCGATGCCCAGCGCGCCATCGCCGAGGCCCAGCGCTGGCGCTCGGTGGCCAACGCGGCGGGCGTGGGCAGCGGCCTGCTGCTGCTGGGCGGGCTCGCCACGCTGCTGTGGGCCGCGCGCCGCCAGCTGCTGCGGCCGCTGGAGGACTTCCGCCACGCGCTGCACGGCTTCAGCCCCACCGGCCCGGTGCGCAGCGTGCCCGAGGCGGGCCCGGCCGAGCTGCGGGAGATCTCCAGCGCCTTCAACGTGCTCGCGGCGCGGCTCGCCCGCGAGCGCGAGGCGCAGCTGAGCTTCCTCGCCGGCGTGGCGCACGACCTGCGCAACCCCTTGAGCGCGCTCAAGGCCACCGCCCACCTGATGAGCCCGCAGCGCGCGCTGCCGCCGGAGGACAAGGTGCGCGAGAAGTTCGCGCTCGTCGGAAGGCAGGCGGACCGCCTCGCCCGCATGGTGGAGGACCTGCTGGACACCACGCGGGTGGAGGCGGGGCAGCTCGCGCTGCAGGTGCGCGAGCACGACCTGGCGGAGCTGGTGCAGGAGGCGGTGGAGCTGCACCGCGACGTCTCGGAGCGCCACGCGCTGCTGCTCGTGCTGCCCGAGGGGCCCCTGCGCGTGCGCTGCGACGCGACGCGCGTCTCGCAGGTGCTCAACAACCTGCTCTCCAACGCCATCAAGTACAGCCCCGGGGGCGGCAGCGTGCAGGTGCGGCTGTCGATGGAGCCCCAGGGCGAGCCGGGCGCCGGCGCCGCGCAGTGGGCGCGCGTGGACGTGCAGGACGCGGGCGTGGGCATCCCCGAGGCGGAGCACGAGAGCATCTTCGAGCCCTTCCGCCGCGCGCGCGCGAGCCGCGAGAGCATCCCGGGCGTGGGGCTGGGCCTCTCCGTCGCGCGGCGCATCGCGCTCGCGCACGGCGGCAGCATCTCGCTGCGCAGCGCGCCCGGCGAGGGGTCCACCTTCACCCTGCGCCTGCCGCTGGGTCCCGCCGCACCCGCCGCGTCCTGA
- a CDS encoding AI-2E family transporter, whose translation MAPAPPRSQVTPRTVWTVGLNLLALAALVLTLHAARTVLGWALVALFLALAAHPAVAWLERHRVPRGLAVALVLLAALGLVAATLFTLVPMLVDQGQQLVAAGPELLERLRHTRAVQWGEEHFHLLERAQAELRSRAPRAAGRAVGLATGALEGLAALVSVVVLTLFMLLFGPALYGRALAWVPPQRRAHTRALLGRMRHAVGGYVAGTCVVAMVAGAVTTVALLLLGVPYYLPLGLSMVLLSIVPFVGSLLGGILVVGTTFATAGTHAGLISAGVFLGYQQVENHLLQPLVQRHTLHMNPLVTALVMLVGTALAGVLGTLLALPVAGAVQVLLQDALARREARWRQAGVQGRLEAAAREREATGPPEVAGVRDAGARPPGAALPAAGAEHGPH comes from the coding sequence ATGGCTCCTGCCCCGCCCCGCTCCCAGGTGACGCCGCGCACGGTGTGGACGGTGGGGCTGAACCTGCTCGCGCTCGCGGCGCTGGTGCTCACGCTGCACGCGGCGCGCACGGTGCTCGGGTGGGCGCTCGTCGCGCTCTTCCTCGCGCTCGCGGCGCACCCGGCGGTGGCGTGGCTCGAGCGGCACCGAGTGCCGCGCGGGCTCGCGGTGGCGCTCGTGCTGCTCGCGGCGCTGGGGCTGGTGGCCGCCACGCTCTTCACCCTGGTGCCGATGCTGGTGGACCAGGGGCAGCAGCTGGTCGCGGCGGGGCCCGAGCTGCTCGAGCGCCTGCGGCACACGCGCGCGGTGCAGTGGGGCGAGGAGCACTTCCACCTGCTGGAGCGGGCGCAGGCGGAGCTGCGCAGCCGGGCGCCGCGGGCGGCGGGGCGCGCGGTGGGGCTCGCCACCGGCGCGCTCGAGGGGCTCGCGGCGCTGGTGAGCGTGGTCGTGCTCACGCTCTTCATGCTGCTCTTCGGCCCGGCGCTCTACGGGCGCGCGCTCGCGTGGGTGCCCCCGCAGCGGCGCGCGCACACCCGCGCGCTGCTCGGGCGCATGCGCCACGCGGTGGGCGGCTACGTGGCGGGCACCTGCGTGGTGGCGATGGTGGCGGGCGCGGTGACCACCGTGGCGCTGCTGCTGCTGGGCGTGCCCTACTACCTGCCGCTGGGCCTCTCCATGGTGCTGCTGAGCATCGTGCCCTTCGTGGGCAGCCTGCTGGGCGGCATCCTCGTGGTGGGCACCACCTTCGCCACCGCCGGCACGCACGCGGGCCTCATCAGCGCAGGGGTCTTCCTGGGCTACCAGCAGGTGGAGAACCACCTGCTGCAGCCGCTGGTGCAGCGCCACACGCTGCACATGAACCCGCTCGTCACGGCGCTGGTGATGCTGGTGGGCACGGCGCTCGCGGGCGTGCTGGGCACGCTGCTCGCCCTGCCGGTGGCGGGCGCGGTGCAGGTGCTCCTGCAGGACGCGCTCGCCCGGCGCGAGGCGCGCTGGCGCCAGGCGGGCGTGCAGGGGCGGCTGGAGGCGGCGGCGCGCGAGCGCGAGGCGACCGGGCCGCCGGAGGTGGCCGGCGTGCGCGACGCCGGCGCCCGCCCGCCCGGCGCGGCATTGCCGGCCGCGGGCGCGGAGCACGGGCCCCACTGA
- a CDS encoding chloride channel protein: MSEVPLPEPPVSTPARAPGFTPPRRFHHSVGDFLRDLPGVAKRFWVLVVLVGLISGAGAALLIEVLRFAQHLLWRHSGEGFLPGVYAAPHWRRVAVPLLGGALVTLTSLLVGQPLRGHGTAGIIESIWVKSGRMPLPRALLRGTVSILAVACGAPLGREGALLSTGAASGSALARGWKTPADQTRLLVACGAAAGMAAAYNAPIGSALFGLEVLLGSFALELFGPIVVACVVATLVSRTLIADHPSYVIPHYQLTHPRELVLALLLGALLGVASALYVRGINALSVMLEDAPRIVAPYLPLVAMAGVGASALVAPQLLGNGYDVVNAALLGQVSLALLLLLPLAKLLVTSVAAGAGVPGGLFTPSLFYGALLGGAFGHLAGLVAPGGAPTGAYALLGMGAVLAGTTHASVSAVLIIFELTGDYGLILPLMLSAVLAAAVSRRLEPESLYTAVLRRRKVPLPPAITPTWLRAEGVRAIVVPEPQTVSPSTPFQELVVRLLEQQAGGDLYVVDPHGRLLGVVVLERLKGHLPDHSLLEMTVAADVMDTGIVPITPELSLAEVAARFSETALEYLPVVDAQRRLVGTVSKSDVLKRGRY; the protein is encoded by the coding sequence GTGAGCGAAGTCCCCCTGCCCGAGCCTCCGGTCTCGACGCCCGCGCGCGCGCCCGGCTTCACGCCGCCGCGCCGCTTCCACCACTCGGTGGGGGACTTCCTGCGCGACCTGCCCGGCGTGGCCAAGCGCTTCTGGGTGCTGGTGGTGCTGGTGGGGCTCATCTCGGGCGCGGGCGCGGCGCTGCTCATCGAGGTGCTGCGCTTTGCCCAGCACCTGCTCTGGCGCCACTCGGGCGAGGGCTTCCTGCCGGGCGTGTACGCGGCGCCCCACTGGCGGCGCGTGGCGGTGCCGCTGCTGGGCGGCGCGCTCGTCACCCTCACCAGCCTCCTGGTGGGCCAGCCGCTGCGTGGCCACGGCACGGCCGGCATCATCGAGAGCATCTGGGTGAAGAGCGGGCGCATGCCGCTGCCGCGCGCGCTCCTGCGCGGCACGGTGTCCATCCTCGCGGTGGCCTGCGGCGCGCCGCTCGGCCGCGAGGGCGCGCTCTTGTCCACGGGGGCCGCGAGCGGCTCGGCGCTCGCGCGCGGCTGGAAGACGCCCGCGGACCAGACGCGGCTGCTGGTGGCCTGCGGCGCCGCGGCCGGGATGGCGGCGGCCTACAACGCACCCATCGGCTCCGCCCTCTTCGGGCTGGAGGTGCTGCTGGGCTCCTTCGCGCTCGAGCTCTTCGGCCCCATCGTGGTGGCGTGCGTGGTGGCCACGCTGGTGAGCCGCACGCTCATCGCGGACCACCCCAGCTACGTCATCCCCCACTACCAGCTCACCCACCCGCGCGAGCTGGTGCTGGCGCTGCTGCTGGGCGCGCTGCTGGGCGTGGCGAGCGCCCTCTACGTGCGCGGCATCAACGCGCTCAGCGTGATGCTCGAGGACGCGCCGCGCATCGTCGCGCCCTACCTGCCGCTGGTGGCGATGGCGGGCGTGGGCGCGAGCGCACTGGTCGCGCCGCAGCTGCTGGGCAACGGCTACGACGTGGTGAACGCGGCGCTGCTGGGCCAGGTGTCGCTCGCGCTGCTGCTGCTGCTGCCGCTGGCGAAGCTGCTGGTGACCTCGGTGGCCGCGGGCGCAGGCGTGCCGGGCGGGCTCTTCACCCCGTCGCTCTTCTACGGGGCCTTGCTGGGCGGGGCCTTCGGGCACCTGGCGGGGCTGGTGGCGCCGGGCGGCGCGCCCACGGGCGCCTACGCGCTGCTGGGCATGGGCGCGGTGCTCGCGGGCACGACGCACGCGAGCGTGAGCGCGGTGCTCATCATCTTCGAGCTCACCGGCGACTACGGCCTCATCCTCCCGCTCATGCTCTCCGCGGTCCTCGCGGCGGCGGTGAGCCGGCGGCTCGAGCCGGAGAGCCTCTACACGGCGGTGCTGCGGCGGCGCAAGGTGCCCTTGCCGCCCGCCATCACCCCCACCTGGCTGCGCGCGGAGGGCGTGCGCGCCATCGTGGTGCCCGAGCCGCAGACGGTCTCCCCCTCCACCCCCTTCCAGGAGCTGGTCGTCCGGCTGCTCGAGCAGCAGGCGGGCGGAGACCTCTACGTCGTGGACCCGCACGGGCGGCTGCTCGGGGTGGTGGTGCTCGAGCGGCTCAAGGGACACCTCCCGGACCACTCGCTGCTGGAGATGACGGTGGCGGCGGACGTGATGGACACCGGCATCGTGCCCATCACCCCCGAGCTCTCGCTCGCCGAGGTGGCGGCCCGCTTCAGCGAGACGGCGCTCGAGTACCTGCCCGTGGTGGATGCGCAGCGGCGGCTGGTGGGCACCGTCTCCAAGAGCGACGTGTTGAAACGGGGCCGCTACTAG
- a CDS encoding M48 family metalloprotease: MKRLGICAVLLLTQVALSCVRNPATGKKQFSLVSESQEIQLGQQGAEEARQSIGLYDDAKVQAYVAQLGKKLLVHAQRPNLPWSFQVVDDPSVNAFALPGGPVFVTRGILTYMNSEAELAGVMGHEIGHITARHSANQLSKAEIAQVGLGVGSIFVPQVAQLGGAGLQLLFLKYGRDAETQADELGFGYMLQAGYDPRQMGDMFVTLQRVGEAAGGGLPEWLSTHPDPGNRLQKTEQRVAALNRDLSGLAVDRDTYLAMVDGMVFGEDPRQGFFRGQTFYHPSLKLKLEFPPGWKTQNTPQSVAGMSEKQDALVGMSAAGKLSPEQAAQKFFQQEGVRQAAGASQGDVNGLPAVTSYFEAQTQQGAIAGIVSFVSYGGATWQLVGYTSAQALQGYDSTFRHFITSFGPVTDKSVLDVQPARVKLVKLTESMTLQQFQQRHPSTIPIEQLAIINGVKATDSIPAGTTLKQVVGGPGPAVSSGSGASGAAR; encoded by the coding sequence ATGAAGCGGCTCGGCATCTGCGCGGTGCTCCTGTTGACCCAGGTTGCGCTGTCCTGCGTGCGCAATCCGGCCACGGGCAAGAAGCAGTTCTCGCTCGTGTCCGAGTCGCAGGAGATCCAGCTCGGGCAGCAGGGGGCGGAGGAGGCGCGCCAGAGCATCGGCCTGTACGACGACGCCAAGGTGCAGGCCTACGTGGCGCAGCTGGGCAAGAAGCTGCTCGTGCACGCGCAGCGCCCGAACCTGCCCTGGAGCTTCCAGGTGGTGGACGATCCATCCGTCAACGCCTTCGCGCTGCCCGGCGGCCCCGTCTTCGTCACCCGCGGCATCCTCACGTACATGAACTCGGAGGCGGAGCTCGCGGGCGTGATGGGCCACGAGATCGGCCACATCACCGCGCGCCACTCGGCGAACCAGCTCTCGAAGGCGGAGATCGCCCAGGTGGGGCTCGGCGTGGGCAGCATCTTCGTGCCCCAGGTGGCGCAGCTGGGCGGCGCGGGCCTGCAGCTGCTCTTCCTCAAGTACGGGCGCGACGCGGAGACGCAGGCCGACGAGCTGGGCTTCGGCTACATGCTGCAGGCCGGCTACGACCCGCGCCAGATGGGGGACATGTTCGTCACCCTGCAGCGCGTGGGCGAGGCGGCCGGCGGCGGGCTGCCCGAGTGGCTCAGCACGCACCCGGACCCCGGCAACCGCCTGCAGAAGACCGAGCAGCGCGTGGCGGCGCTCAACCGCGACCTCTCCGGCCTCGCGGTGGACCGCGACACCTACCTCGCCATGGTGGACGGCATGGTGTTCGGCGAAGACCCGCGCCAGGGCTTCTTCCGCGGCCAGACCTTCTACCACCCCTCGCTCAAGCTGAAGCTGGAGTTCCCCCCGGGCTGGAAGACCCAGAACACGCCCCAGTCGGTGGCGGGGATGAGCGAGAAGCAGGACGCGCTGGTGGGCATGTCCGCCGCGGGCAAGCTCAGCCCCGAGCAGGCCGCGCAGAAGTTCTTCCAGCAGGAGGGCGTGCGCCAGGCGGCCGGCGCGAGCCAGGGCGACGTGAACGGCCTTCCTGCGGTGACCAGCTACTTCGAGGCGCAGACCCAGCAGGGCGCGATCGCGGGCATCGTCTCCTTCGTCTCCTACGGCGGCGCCACCTGGCAGCTCGTCGGCTACACCAGCGCGCAGGCCCTGCAGGGCTACGACTCCACCTTCCGCCACTTCATCACCAGCTTCGGGCCCGTCACGGACAAGAGCGTGCTCGACGTGCAGCCCGCGCGCGTGAAGCTGGTGAAGCTCACCGAGAGCATGACGCTGCAGCAGTTCCAGCAGCGCCACCCCTCCACCATTCCCATCGAGCAGCTCGCCATCATCAACGGCGTGAAGGCGACCGACAGCATCCCGGCGGGCACCACGCTCAAGCAGGTGGTGGGCGGTCCGGGCCCCGCCGTCAGCTCGGGCTCGGGTGCGAGCGGCGCCGCGCGCTGA